The genomic stretch GATGGTATTATCATTGTTCCTGGAATATGCGGGACAAAAAAGGAAGCACGGCAAAAACACCCTACTCCAGCTTATTGTATGTTAAATCGAGATGTCATTCCCGAATGTTGCCACCGGTTACCTCGTGAGAGTGGGAGAGAGAAATGGTTGTGATCATAAACGAGAACTTTCAGTGGCTGAACGCTATAACAGTAACCGGTGACCATCCACATCACCTGGATGGGTGAGGCTTGCAATCAGGCAAAAGACGTGCCGGATCAATCATTAGTTAAACTTGCACGATTGGGATCACGCGTACTCGGGGGCTTATGGTTGACACAGCAAAGATGCAGCAGGAAGGAAGGAATACTGATGCTGCTGCAATGAAGTACTACTTGCAAATAGAGGAATTAACGTCTGATGAGACCTGAATATTACAGCAATTGTTTCAGCTTCCTAAATAATTTCTCCACAACGGGGAGAAAATTACGGGTCAAACAGTTAGGCGACGTGCTAGTAAGTATAACGTGTATATATATGAGAGCTTTAAAAAGAATTGAATCAGAGATGATGATTCCCCCCAATGCATTGCATGAATCTAGCTGGACGCTACGGGTTTCACCATTGCCATTCTGACGGCTTCCGCATATGTTCTGTGCTGATAGGCCAGCGTCGAGTCGAGCAAGTCCCACAGGGATGTCTTGGGATTCCAGCCTACACTCGAAAACATCATCAACTATACCTCTTACGAGTTCAAGAGGGAACGGATCAACCGTTCAATGTAAATTGGTCATACCAAGTTGTTTATTGATTATGGTCATGTCGGGAATTCGCTTATCGCTGTCGTCGTATCCTTCACCGTAGAACTGCTTAGAACTCACATCGATCGTAGCCGCCTCCAAAGGAGGCTCCCCTGATACTTTTGAATATACCTGCATGGAAGAAGACAAAATAGCATAGGAAAGTTGGGCAAGGATCTCTGCATCTAGCAATGTCAAACGTATATGTATGTGTTCGCCGAGTGCCAACACTCACCTGTACCATGATTTCAGCAAGTTGCTTTATGGTGACTTCATTGTTAGGATTTCCCACATTAAATATGTGGCCATTAGCTCGAGCAGGATTTTCCTGAGAGAGAAGAGAACAGTTTTATTTGTTTCGTTGCAGAAGGTAAGAAAGAGACACGAGAGAGATTGATACAGACAATCATCAGGAGAACTGCTTCTATGGCATCCTTGATGTAGACAAATGTCCTTTGGGATTGGCCACCGTCGACAAGTTTTAGAGGCTCACGGCGCAGGAGATTCTGCATCACATTaagacaaacaaaaaaaagaagaaacaacggAAATTATGATACATAAGAGAAATATTTTCTGATGCAACATAAGAGAAATTATGATACATACATTGCTGAAGCATGCCAAAACCCTAGGAACACCCTCGCTGGGACCATCAATTCCAGGAATGAAGTCCATCCTTGGTCCAATCCAATTGAAAGGTCTCACGATGGTGAACTCAAGGCCATTTTCCGCACCCTCAGCTTTAGATGGTCCAAATAAAATGTAAGAACAGGGTATAGTATAGTTTTGTTGCATCCAAACAGACAAGTAAGTAAACACACCATAAATCAGTCTCTCGATAAGTTGCTTGGCACACGCATAAGACCATCTCTGCTTCTCGACCGAACCAAAAATGCATGGTGAAGCATCTTCTTTTAGCATATAGAATTCTGATTCCTTTACGATCATGCAATTTCTGGTTACGGGAATGAAAAGAAGAAACAATACTAGTACAACATAGACATGACTTATCATGTAGAAGAGAACTCAATCGGAACATCCATGTCTGATAACCATGAAGAACCAATTGTTTCCTTAAGCAGGTAGGTTACTAATAAAATGACCAGatataaaaatcatgaaacaAAGTCATCAAGAGAGTTAATTTCAAGCCACAATTTTAGTCTCTTTAAAGCACATGAAGTCCAACTACATTGGAACTTTGAAAACAGCGGTTCAGTGCACATAAATCTACTGCAAATTATAATGCTCCTTGCATAGTTCATTATCTTCAAGCCtaaaaaatgatattaaagtGATGATTCATGATGAAGAATAAACACAGGATGACTAAACATACGTGAGACTAAGGGTCACCACATCCTCCAAACATATATAATGTATTCCACTGCTATGAACCTATTAGGCAATGTATAAGTACAAAAATTCAGGGAACATATCATGGCTTGTGCTCAACATTGCGACCAAGGGAGACATACCACAACTCACTTTTTAGAGAGGACATAGCAAAAGTAGCTACTGGTGTGAATGATGCATAGTTAACATAGTTAACTCATTTTTAACATTGTAATAAAATTGTAAGAAATATCAGTTTATTCCGATTTTTTAGTACATTTGATCCAATAATTCTAAATGTCAATGAAATTATGAACTAAAAAGAAGACACCTTTGTGTCATTACTGTTTGGTTACGGTGTATAATGCCTTAGTTTCAGGTAGAACATGAAgtcattttgatgcaaaagcaaacATTACCCACAGGTGGTTAGATCAGAAGTATTTTGAACGCAATCAAATTGTGATCATTTAATCTAATTAGACAGATCCTCATGAGCATTCACATAATCATCTGTTCGTTTAGATGCAGGAAGTCAAAGGGACGCAACATGCACCTTTCTCAGAGGATGATCCTTTGGCAGGTAGCTCCCTAGTGTTTTCCCATACACTTCACAGGTGGAGAAATGAATGAGGCGCTTGTTGTTCTCCGAACAATACCTGACCTGCACAGCCACGTCCCCAAGATTTCACACAGATGAAGAAAGAGGTGCAGGAAAGCCAAAAAAGAAGAGGAGGGCAGGTAACCCCGAAACTTACAACTGGGAGAGCGTCAATGAAATTGCTGTAGATGGTGTCTAATGGACGGGTGTTGTAATCCGCCGGGGTGCAGATTGCCGCCAGATTGATCGTCTGTAAAGCGAACAGCTATCAGAATTCCTTGTGAGACAAGAAAACGCGATAACAGACGCAGAGCGGCACAATCCATTACACGACGGTTCACCAAGAAAGCAAAAAGTTGCTGCGAATCGAAAGAAAAGATGCGTAGAAGAAAGCAGAGAGACTGTAAAAGAAAATGCCGATCCGCAAGAATCATATAGAACGGAGTGCCAGAGATCCGAAGAAAGATTAGCGGCGTGGCGGTTggcggcgggggggggggggggggggggaggacgaACCACATCGGACATCTTGATGAGACCCTCGAGCCTGGAGTCGTGCTTGATGTTGAGGCGGTGGAACTCGATGCGGCCGTCCCAGGGGTTGCGGGCCTGCTGCCCGCCGTCCGCGGGCAGCGGCGGCGGGGGGTCGAGGAGGTGCTTAATCTTGTCGTTGTAGACGTCCACGGCCAGCACCGTGTGCGGCGTCTCAGCCATCAGCTTCTCGCAGAGGTGGGATCCGATGAACCCCCCGGCCCCGATCAAGCAGATCGTCATCGGCTTGATCGGGTTGCCGTCGAGATCCAGCCTCGCAGCCGCTGCCATCGTCGGGTCCCCTCAACAGCCTGGCTCTCAATCTGCGCAAGGGAttcgaacaagaagaagaaagaatcgACGAGAGGAAGAGCGGAGGGAGTGGAGGAAGTTTTGGGGAGGCCataagaggagagggaggagttTAAATACCCACCGCTGTTGCGGTGTTAGGGATGGACGTAAAAGTCGGTGCTTCCCCAACTGCCTCTCACAAACATCAACAAGAAGGTTTATTTGGACAATCATTTATCTTTTATGTGTATGAtccttaaaaattaaaatatgaattGAATGATTAGTGAGggcatatttttcatttttatgatttattaaatATATCAGCGAATTATCctctaatttttattaaaaaaatagaaagaaaaattacACTGTATAGGAAATTTTAGGCCATTTTAATTATATAATTCTATAATTTTAAAGCGGAAAACATATTAGAGAAAAAAGAGAAACGAGGAAAATTGTCCGAattctataaacaaataaataaaatgattttttaaTGAATAGATGCACTCTGAATCCAAGTGATCTCCTATACTACTGCATGGCGGAGACATAGTTGGAATCCAAATGATGTATCAGTTGAGACGAAGGATGTGATACATATTCTCTTTCTTAAACATAGGATGGAGAAATATAATATGCCATTTTAGCTTCAACAAGAACAAAGACGGAGAAGATGGCATAATCCCAAGGAGAAGTCCACAGAGCAGTGAATTCAAAAGCCTAACATCCTTTACCGGGGCAGAAAAAGCCTAACATCCTTTGGGGTAAAGCTAGAAGACGATCAGAGGTTATCACGGAAGGGGAAGGTGTGAAGCAGAGAACAGATATAAATCAAAGTAAATGCATGCCTCTTTCGAGTGTTTTGACTGTCAAAGGCTGCCATAAGTGCAAGCTGTAGAATCTTTTTCTGGGCCTCCTCGAAGCTACACAGCACATTTGCCTTGAATTCCTGACACGGGTAAAGATGCTTCTGTGGAACTCGAGTGCAGTGAGTTATGAGAGTCATATGCACGGAACAACAAAACAAGGTGGCTATCTCAGCACGTTCGACTGAGGAGCTAC from Musa acuminata AAA Group cultivar baxijiao chromosome BXJ1-3, Cavendish_Baxijiao_AAA, whole genome shotgun sequence encodes the following:
- the LOC135627223 gene encoding UDP-D-apiose/UDP-D-xylose synthase 2-like; protein product: MAAAARLDLDGNPIKPMTICLIGAGGFIGSHLCEKLMAETPHTVLAVDVYNDKIKHLLDPPPPLPADGGQQARNPWDGRIEFHRLNIKHDSRLEGLIKMSDVTINLAAICTPADYNTRPLDTIYSNFIDALPVVRYCSENNKRLIHFSTCEVYGKTLGSYLPKDHPLRKESEFYMLKEDASPCIFGSVEKQRWSYACAKQLIERLIYAEGAENGLEFTIVRPFNWIGPRMDFIPGIDGPSEGVPRVLACFSNNLLRREPLKLVDGGQSQRTFVYIKDAIEAVLLMIENPARANGHIFNVGNPNNEVTIKQLAEIMVQVYSKVSGEPPLEAATIDVSSKQFYGEGYDDSDKRIPDMTIINKQLGWNPKTSLWDLLDSTLAYQHRTYAEAVRMAMVKPVASS